One Papaver somniferum cultivar HN1 chromosome 10, ASM357369v1, whole genome shotgun sequence genomic window carries:
- the LOC113315369 gene encoding putative F-box protein At1g67623, giving the protein MDSFLPSYCSCKFFHEAAQDDFILGHASLDELPVIQWTSKAEVASFLKRCEHAQNPEVLYRQVMVEFFCNNQIELGRELLQRSSNSGHTVATYVLGIIFLDSGDHQSILTGRELLNRILTKRSNNKTSRGEDVEECRKKSRVIRQLWVNNSLNPSQSQACNSSRCTTGQKNINGWSSNYEDMSDCEICRCNREFSHFTKMVLGVN; this is encoded by the exons ATGGATTCTTTTCTGCCATCATATTGCAGTTGCAAGTTTTTCCATGAAGCTGCACAGGACGATTTTATACTCGGACATGCCTCCCTTGATGAACTCCCAGTAATTCAATGGACCTCGAAGGCCGAGGTTGCATCTTTCCTGAAACGATGTGAACATGCTCAAAATCCAGAAGTTCTGTATAGACAAGTAATG GTGGAGTTCTTTTGTAACAACCAAATCGAGTTAGGGCGGGAGTTATTGCAAAGATCATCTAATTCTGGGCATACAGTTGCCACGTATGTTCTAGGAATTATATTCCTTGATTCTGGTGATCATCAATCAATCCTTACAGGGAGAGAATTATTGAACAGAATATTAACAAAAAGATCCAATAACAAGACATCGAGAGGTGAAGATGTTGAAGAATGCCGAAAGAAATCGAGGGTTATTAGGCAATTGTGGGTTAACAATTCTCTTAATCCATCACAAAGCCAAGCTTGCAATAGTTCAAGATGCACAACTGGTCAGAAAAACATAAATGGATGGTCGTCGAATTACGAAGATATGTCGGATTGCGAAATATGCAGATGCAACCGCGAGTTTTCTCATTTTACTAAAATGGTACTAGGTGTCAACTAG
- the LOC113317524 gene encoding motile sperm domain-containing protein 2-like, whose amino-acid sequence MATRLSHPLRHHLLDPNHRTNKPLRVRKFSIKNEKLEPVEPHKMVMKVKQTLEKDYKNLPVGRNGRDDEEMILWFLKDRKFDIEESVSKLTKAIKWRQEFKVSELSEESVERLARTGKAFVHDCLDVNGMPVLVVVASKHFPDKEDQIENEKLCVFLIEKALSRLPDGKEEILGIFDFRGFGTENSDFEFLRFLFDVFYYYYPKRLGQVLFVDTPFLFFPLWQLIKPLLRSYASLVRFCSADTVRKEYFTETTVPTNFRD is encoded by the exons ATGGCTACCCGTCTGAGTCACCCTCTTCGTCACCATTTATTAGATCCAAATCATCGTACTAATAAACCTCTTCGGGTTCGCAAATTCTCAATTAAGAATGAAAAATTAGAACCAGTTGAACCACACAAG ATGGTAATGAAAGTAAAACAAACTCTTGAGAAAGATTACAAAAATCTCCCAGTTGGAAGGAATGGAAGAGATGACGAAGAGATGATTCTTTGGTttctcaaagatagaaaatttGACATTGAGGAATCTGTTTCAAAATTGACTAAAGCCATT AAATGGCGTCAAGAGTTTAAAGTTTCAGAATTGTCGGAGGAGTCTGTGGAGAGACTAGCTCGAACTGGGAAAGCCTTTGTGCATGACTGTCTTGATGTCAATGGCATGCCGGTACTTGTGGTTGTGGCTTCTAAGCATTTTCCTGAT AAGGAAGATCAAATTGAGAATGagaagctttgtgtttttctgatTGAGAAGGCATTAAGTAGACTCCCAGATGGGAAAGAAGAAATACTTGGAATATTTGACTTCCGGGGATTTGGCACAGAGAATTCTGACTTTGAATTTTTGAGGTTTCTG TTTGATGTGTTCTACTATTACTATCCAAAGCGGTTGGGACAGGTTCTGTTTGTGGATACCCCCTTCTTGTTTTTTCCGCTTTGGCAGCTAATCAAGCCCCTATTAAGATCATATGCTTCTCTT GTGAGATTTTGCTCTGCTGATACGGTACGGAAGGAATACTTCACTGAAACGACAGTACCAACAAACTTCAGAGACTAG